A region from the Citrobacter koseri ATCC BAA-895 genome encodes:
- a CDS encoding DUF2955 domain-containing protein, with protein MSINTLAHVFTPHGNIVYTANDFRQTVRISVAGTIALSISTFYNVQYGVFFVVYPLMLLSLVPVFNRHVARQFVFSAAVNCVEMVLIVGYLSQWPVIMTLVVFGLYVMRFRFMSKGPLFLLGSMGVVCQSTMLNFMSYPGTNWHTLMFSNMEACVMAVALSALLHYLIPDVEPRQPPPRIEKDDARIRHESLLSGTVATMIFVIFQICDLSDSLSALMAGILILFPMHYRGAVISSIWRVVGVVLACLYILLVQLLIYDFSNHMLLMMPLIGLGLGFSARLHVMEKVGAGVGFASITTIGIMFGQNLHPDSDLVFSDLYRITSVTVALVATLTMVFLVHRILNCFAATRFVITE; from the coding sequence ATGTCTATTAACACCCTGGCCCACGTCTTTACGCCGCACGGGAATATTGTCTACACCGCCAATGATTTTCGCCAGACTGTGCGTATTTCCGTTGCCGGGACGATAGCGTTGAGTATCTCGACCTTTTACAACGTGCAGTACGGCGTGTTTTTTGTGGTTTATCCGCTGATGCTGTTGTCGCTGGTGCCGGTGTTTAACCGCCATGTGGCTCGTCAGTTTGTATTCAGTGCGGCGGTGAACTGCGTTGAAATGGTGTTGATTGTCGGCTATCTCTCACAGTGGCCGGTAATTATGACGCTGGTGGTGTTTGGCCTGTACGTGATGCGCTTTCGTTTTATGAGCAAGGGGCCGCTGTTTTTGCTCGGTTCGATGGGCGTGGTGTGCCAGAGCACGATGCTCAACTTTATGAGTTACCCTGGCACCAACTGGCATACGCTGATGTTCTCCAATATGGAGGCCTGCGTGATGGCGGTAGCCCTGAGCGCGCTGCTGCACTATCTGATCCCGGATGTCGAACCGCGTCAGCCGCCGCCGCGTATTGAGAAAGATGATGCCCGTATTCGCCATGAATCGCTGCTTTCCGGCACCGTGGCGACGATGATCTTTGTGATTTTCCAGATCTGCGATTTGAGCGATTCGTTGTCGGCGCTGATGGCGGGAATTTTGATTTTGTTTCCGATGCACTATCGTGGCGCGGTGATCAGCTCGATCTGGCGCGTCGTCGGCGTGGTGCTGGCCTGCCTGTATATTCTGCTGGTGCAACTGCTTATTTATGACTTCAGCAACCATATGCTGCTGATGATGCCGCTGATCGGTCTCGGGCTAGGCTTCAGCGCTCGTCTGCATGTGATGGAAAAGGTTGGCGCGGGCGTCGGTTTTGCCAGTATCACCACCATCGGCATTATGTTCGGCCAGAACCTGCACCCGGACAGCGATCTGGTGTTCAGCGATCTGTACCGCATCACTTCAGTCACCGTCGCGCTGGTAGCGACGCTGACGATGGTGTTTCTGGTCCACCGCATCCTCAACTGCTTTGCAGCGACGCGGTTTGTGATTACTGAGTGA
- a CDS encoding MarR family winged helix-turn-helix transcriptional regulator: MTEDELFARRPMGMRMAMVVRQWRAIIDAAITDTGLTQSSWTVLMQLHQLGDNVSVSELAEVQGIELPPLMRTLTQLEKQGYLVRSTSPYDKRIRLLTLTAQGRSRLEELNRVIETYQQRVTRTIPEAELAAFSATLNQIACNLRLIREEDN, encoded by the coding sequence ATGACTGAAGATGAGCTGTTTGCCCGCCGTCCGATGGGGATGCGCATGGCAATGGTGGTACGCCAGTGGCGTGCAATTATTGATGCTGCCATCACCGATACCGGCCTGACGCAGTCAAGCTGGACGGTGCTGATGCAACTGCATCAGTTGGGTGATAACGTCTCGGTCAGCGAACTGGCGGAGGTGCAGGGCATTGAGCTGCCGCCGCTGATGCGCACCCTCACGCAACTGGAAAAACAGGGCTATCTGGTGCGTTCAACATCGCCATATGACAAACGCATCCGCCTGCTGACGCTGACAGCGCAAGGCCGTTCAAGGCTGGAGGAACTGAACCGGGTGATTGAGACCTATCAGCAACGCGTCACCCGTACTATCCCGGAAGCGGAACTTGCCGCCTTCAGCGCCACATTAAATCAAATCGCCTGCAATCTGCGGTTAATCCGCGAAGAAGATAATTAA
- the mdtM gene encoding multidrug efflux MFS transporter MdtM produces the protein MQRIRQFFSRRATTLFFPMALILYDFAAYLSTDLIQPGIIHVVHDFNADVSLAPASVSLYLAGGMALQWLLGPLSDRIGRRPVLITGALIFTVACAATLLTTSMTQFLVARFIQGTSICFIATVGYVTVQEAFGQTKAIKLMAIITSIVLVAPVIGPLSGAALMHFVHWKALFGIIALMGLIALCGLALAMPETVQRGAAPFSIPAVLRDFRHVFHNRIFLFGAATLSLSYIPLMSWVAVSPVILIDAGGMTTAQFAWAQVPVFGAVIIANMMVARVVKDPGDPRFIWRAPPIQLVGLAILIAGNLLWPHVWLWSVLGTSLYAFGIGMIFSTLFRFTLFSNTLPKGTVSASLNIVILTVMAVAIEVGRGLWFNGGKIPFHLLAVVAGIAAVFTLKGLLQRVRQYEVTKLATEK, from the coding sequence ATGCAACGGATACGTCAATTCTTCTCCCGGCGCGCGACAACGCTATTTTTCCCGATGGCGCTGATTCTGTACGACTTTGCCGCCTATCTGTCGACGGATTTGATTCAACCGGGCATCATCCATGTCGTGCATGATTTCAATGCCGATGTCAGCCTGGCTCCGGCATCCGTCAGTCTCTATCTGGCCGGAGGGATGGCATTGCAGTGGTTGCTCGGCCCGCTTTCCGACCGGATTGGCCGCCGACCGGTGCTGATTACGGGCGCGCTTATTTTCACCGTTGCCTGCGCCGCCACACTCCTTACAACGTCAATGACACAGTTTCTGGTCGCGCGTTTCATTCAGGGCACCAGCATCTGTTTTATCGCCACGGTCGGTTACGTTACCGTGCAGGAAGCCTTCGGCCAGACCAAAGCCATAAAACTGATGGCGATCATCACCTCAATAGTCCTGGTTGCGCCGGTTATCGGCCCGCTCTCAGGCGCTGCGCTAATGCACTTTGTTCACTGGAAAGCCCTGTTCGGCATTATTGCGCTGATGGGGCTGATCGCCCTGTGCGGCCTGGCGCTGGCGATGCCAGAGACGGTACAACGCGGCGCAGCGCCGTTTAGCATTCCCGCTGTCCTCCGCGATTTTCGCCACGTCTTTCACAACCGGATTTTCCTCTTCGGCGCCGCAACGCTTTCGCTGAGCTACATCCCGCTAATGAGTTGGGTGGCGGTCTCGCCAGTAATCTTAATCGATGCGGGCGGCATGACCACCGCGCAGTTCGCCTGGGCGCAGGTGCCGGTGTTTGGCGCGGTAATCATCGCCAATATGATGGTCGCTCGGGTTGTGAAAGATCCCGGCGATCCGCGTTTTATCTGGCGCGCGCCGCCGATACAGCTTGTCGGTCTGGCCATCCTGATCGCAGGAAATCTGTTGTGGCCTCATGTCTGGCTGTGGTCAGTGCTGGGCACCAGTCTGTACGCTTTCGGGATCGGGATGATTTTCTCGACGTTGTTCCGCTTTACGCTGTTTTCCAACACTCTGCCTAAAGGCACCGTCTCAGCATCGCTGAATATCGTCATCCTGACAGTCATGGCCGTCGCTATCGAAGTCGGACGCGGGCTGTGGTTTAACGGCGGCAAGATTCCGTTTCATCTGCTGGCGGTGGTGGCAGGAATTGCGGCGGTGTTCACATTGAAAGGGCTATTACAGCGCGTGCGTCAGTATGAGGTAACAAAACTGGCAACTGAGAAATAA
- a CDS encoding DUF1127 domain-containing protein, with translation MEFHENRAKQPFIGFVQVWRAIKRWRLRAQTQRVLQRMNDEQLKDVGLRRDQIE, from the coding sequence ATGGAATTTCACGAGAATCGCGCAAAACAGCCGTTTATTGGTTTTGTTCAGGTCTGGCGAGCAATAAAAAGATGGCGACTGCGGGCGCAGACGCAGCGTGTATTGCAACGCATGAACGATGAACAGTTAAAGGATGTGGGGCTGCGACGGGATCAGATTGAGTGA
- a CDS encoding YbdD/YjiX family protein, with the protein MFGNLGQAKKYLGQAAKMLIGIPDYDNYVEHMQTNHPDKPYMSYEEFFRERQQARYGGDGKGGMRCC; encoded by the coding sequence ATGTTTGGTAACTTAGGTCAGGCAAAAAAATATCTCGGCCAGGCGGCGAAGATGTTGATTGGCATTCCAGACTACGACAACTATGTCGAGCATATGCAAACTAACCATCCAGACAAGCCGTACATGAGCTATGAAGAATTCTTCCGCGAGCGCCAGCAGGCACGTTACGGCGGCGACGGAAAAGGCGGCATGCGCTGCTGTTAA
- a CDS encoding Rpn family recombination-promoting nuclease/putative transposase, translating into MKKGTTSTPHDAVFKTFLCHPNTARDFLEIHLPLALLELCDLSTLKLESGSFIEEDLRAYYSDVLWSLKTTGGDGYIYVVIEHQSSPDAHMAFRLMRYAIAAMQHHLDAGHKRLPLVVPMLFYHGIDSPYPYSLCWLDEFADPELARRLYAAAFPLVDITVTPDSEIMQHRRIALLELIQKHIRQRDLMGLVEQLASLLVMGYTTDSQLKVLFNYMMQCGDASRFSQFIHEVAERSPQHKESLMTIAERLHEAGRQEGMQQGLQQGQRAEAQRIARTMLEDGIDRDTVLRITGLAVEEVIALNH; encoded by the coding sequence ATGAAAAAAGGAACGACATCCACTCCGCATGATGCGGTTTTCAAAACGTTTTTATGTCACCCCAACACCGCACGTGATTTTCTTGAAATCCATCTTCCTCTTGCGCTGCTTGAGCTTTGTGACTTGAGCACGCTGAAGCTGGAGTCCGGGAGCTTTATCGAGGAGGATTTGCGCGCTTATTATTCTGATGTGCTCTGGTCGCTGAAAACGACAGGGGGAGATGGCTATATTTATGTTGTGATTGAGCATCAGAGTTCACCGGATGCGCATATGGCGTTTCGTTTGATGCGTTATGCGATTGCCGCGATGCAACATCACCTGGATGCCGGGCATAAACGACTCCCTCTGGTGGTGCCGATGTTGTTTTATCACGGTATCGACAGCCCCTATCCCTATTCCTTATGCTGGCTGGATGAGTTTGCCGACCCGGAACTGGCGAGGCGGCTTTATGCTGCGGCCTTTCCGCTGGTGGATATCACCGTGACGCCGGATAGTGAGATCATGCAACATCGGCGTATTGCCTTGCTGGAGTTGATACAAAAACATATCCGCCAGCGTGACCTGATGGGGCTGGTGGAGCAACTGGCCTCACTTTTGGTGATGGGATACACTACCGACAGCCAGCTTAAAGTGCTGTTTAATTATATGATGCAGTGCGGCGATGCATCTCGTTTTAGCCAGTTTATTCACGAGGTGGCCGAACGTTCCCCCCAACACAAGGAGAGTCTGATGACGATAGCTGAACGATTACATGAAGCGGGTCGCCAGGAGGGTATGCAGCAAGGCTTACAGCAAGGCCAACGGGCTGAGGCGCAGCGTATCGCGCGTACAATGCTGGAAGACGGCATCGATCGCGATACGGTTTTACGTATCACCGGACTTGCTGTTGAAGAGGTTATCGCACTGAACCACTAA
- the btsT gene encoding pyruvate/proton symporter BtsT, with product MDTKKIFKHIPWVILGIIGAFCLSVVALRRGEHVSALWIVVASVSVYLVAYRYYSLYIAQKVMKLDPTRATPAVINNDGLNYVPTNRYVLFGHHFAAIAGAGPLVGPVLAAQMGYLPGTLWLLAGVVLAGAVQDFMVLFISSRRNGASLGEMIKEEMGPVPGTIALFGCFLIMIIILAVLALIVVKALAESPWGVFTVCSTVPIALFMGIYMRFLRPGRVGEVSVIGIVLLVASIYFGGVIAHDPYWGPALTFKDTTITFALIGYAFISALLPVWLILAPRDYLATFLKIGVIVGLALGILILNPELKMPAMTQYIDGTGPLWKGALFPFLFITIACGAVSGFHALISSGTTPKLLACETDARFIGYGAMLMESFVAIMALVAASIIEPGLYFAMNTPPAGLGITMPNLHEMGGENAPLIMAQLKDVTAHAAATVSSWGFVISPEQILQTAKDIGEPSVLNRAGGAPTLAVGIAHVFHKVLPMADMGFWYHFGILFEALFILTALDAGTRSGRFMLQDLLGNFVPFLKKTDSLVAGVIGTAGCVGLWGYLLYQGVVDPLGGVKSLWPLFGISNQMLAAVALVLGTVVLVKMQRTKYIWVTVIPAAWLLICTTWALGLKLFSTNPQMEGFFYMANQYKEKIANGSELTAQQIANMNHIVVNNYTNAGLSILFLVVVYSIIFYGFRTWQKARTINGRTDKETPYVPVPEGGVKTSSHH from the coding sequence ATGGATACGAAAAAGATATTCAAGCACATACCCTGGGTGATTCTTGGAATCATCGGTGCATTCTGCCTCTCGGTCGTCGCCTTACGCAGAGGTGAGCACGTCAGCGCCCTGTGGATCGTGGTCGCTTCCGTCTCTGTTTATCTGGTGGCTTATCGCTACTACAGCCTGTACATCGCCCAGAAGGTGATGAAACTCGACCCAACGCGTGCTACGCCTGCGGTCATTAATAACGACGGCCTGAACTACGTCCCGACAAACCGTTACGTACTGTTTGGTCACCACTTTGCCGCTATCGCTGGCGCCGGCCCGCTGGTCGGCCCGGTTCTGGCCGCGCAAATGGGCTACCTGCCGGGTACGCTGTGGCTGCTGGCGGGCGTAGTGCTGGCCGGTGCGGTACAAGACTTCATGGTGCTGTTTATCTCTTCCCGCCGTAACGGCGCGTCTCTCGGTGAGATGATCAAAGAAGAGATGGGCCCGGTGCCGGGCACCATCGCCCTGTTTGGCTGCTTCTTAATCATGATCATCATCCTCGCGGTACTGGCGCTGATCGTGGTAAAAGCGCTGGCCGAAAGCCCGTGGGGCGTCTTCACCGTTTGCTCAACCGTACCTATCGCGCTGTTTATGGGGATCTACATGCGCTTCCTGCGTCCGGGACGTGTGGGTGAAGTCTCCGTTATTGGCATCGTGCTGCTGGTTGCCTCTATTTACTTCGGCGGCGTAATTGCGCACGACCCGTACTGGGGCCCGGCGCTGACCTTTAAAGACACCACCATTACCTTCGCGCTGATCGGTTACGCGTTTATTTCCGCACTGCTGCCGGTATGGCTGATCCTCGCCCCACGCGACTATCTGGCAACCTTCCTGAAAATCGGCGTTATCGTCGGTCTGGCGCTGGGGATTCTGATCCTCAACCCAGAGCTGAAAATGCCAGCGATGACCCAGTACATCGACGGTACCGGCCCGCTGTGGAAAGGCGCGCTGTTCCCGTTCCTGTTCATCACCATCGCCTGTGGCGCGGTATCTGGCTTCCACGCGCTGATCTCTTCCGGTACGACGCCGAAACTGCTGGCTTGTGAAACCGACGCGCGTTTCATCGGCTATGGCGCAATGCTGATGGAGTCTTTCGTGGCGATCATGGCGCTGGTTGCGGCGTCTATCATCGAACCGGGTCTCTACTTCGCGATGAACACCCCGCCAGCGGGCCTCGGTATCACCATGCCGAACCTGCACGAAATGGGTGGCGAGAACGCGCCGCTGATTATGGCGCAGCTGAAAGACGTCACCGCGCACGCGGCGGCAACCGTCAGCTCCTGGGGCTTTGTGATTTCGCCTGAGCAGATCCTGCAAACCGCGAAAGACATCGGCGAGCCGTCGGTACTGAACCGCGCAGGTGGCGCACCGACGCTGGCGGTCGGTATCGCTCACGTATTCCACAAAGTGTTGCCGATGGCTGATATGGGCTTCTGGTATCACTTCGGTATTCTGTTCGAAGCGCTGTTCATCCTGACCGCGCTGGATGCAGGCACCCGCTCCGGCCGCTTTATGTTGCAGGATCTGCTGGGTAACTTCGTCCCGTTCCTGAAGAAAACCGACTCTCTGGTTGCTGGCGTCATCGGTACTGCGGGTTGCGTCGGTCTGTGGGGCTACCTGCTGTATCAGGGCGTGGTTGATCCGCTGGGCGGCGTTAAGAGCCTGTGGCCGCTGTTCGGTATCTCCAACCAAATGCTGGCCGCCGTAGCGCTGGTTCTGGGCACCGTGGTACTGGTTAAAATGCAGCGCACCAAATACATCTGGGTTACCGTTATCCCGGCAGCATGGCTGCTGATCTGCACCACCTGGGCGCTGGGTCTGAAACTGTTCAGCACCAACCCGCAGATGGAAGGCTTCTTCTACATGGCTAACCAGTACAAAGAGAAGATTGCCAACGGCAGCGAACTGACCGCGCAGCAAATTGCCAATATGAACCACATCGTCGTGAACAACTACACCAACGCAGGCCTGAGTATTCTGTTCCTGGTAGTAGTGTACAGCATCATCTTCTATGGGTTCCGTACCTGGCAGAAAGCCCGCACCATCAACGGTCGTACCGATAAAGAGACGCCGTATGTACCGGTGCCGGAAGGCGGCGTGAAGACCTCTTCACACCATTAA
- the yjiA gene encoding GTPase — protein MTPIAVTLLTGFLGAGKTTLLRHILNEKHGYKIAVIENEFGEVSVDDQLIGDRATQIKTLTNGCICCTRSSELEDALLDLLDNLDQGNIHFDRLVIECTGMADPGPIIQTFFSHDVICQRYLLDGVISLVDAVHADEQMNQFTIAQSQVGYADRILLTKTDVAGVSEKLRERLARINARAPVYTVTHGDIDLSLLFDTNGFMLEENVVSATPRFHFIADKQNDISSIVVELDYPVDISDVSRVMENLLLESAEKLLRYKGMLWIEGEPNRLLFQGVQRLYSADWDRPWGDEQPHSTLVFIGIQLPEDEIRAAFAGLKK, from the coding sequence ATGACCCCGATTGCAGTTACCCTACTCACCGGTTTTCTCGGCGCGGGTAAAACCACCCTGCTGCGCCATATTCTTAACGAAAAGCACGGCTACAAGATTGCCGTTATCGAAAACGAATTCGGCGAAGTTTCCGTTGACGATCAGCTGATTGGCGACCGCGCCACCCAGATCAAAACCCTGACTAACGGCTGCATTTGCTGCACCCGCTCCAGTGAACTGGAAGACGCGCTGTTAGACCTGCTCGACAACCTCGACCAGGGCAACATCCATTTCGACCGTCTGGTGATTGAGTGCACCGGCATGGCCGACCCCGGCCCGATTATTCAGACCTTTTTCTCTCATGACGTGATTTGCCAGCGCTACCTGCTGGACGGCGTGATTTCGCTGGTCGATGCGGTACACGCCGACGAGCAGATGAACCAGTTCACCATCGCCCAGTCGCAGGTCGGTTATGCCGACCGCATCCTGCTGACCAAAACCGACGTGGCGGGAGTTAGCGAAAAACTGCGTGAACGCTTAGCGCGCATCAACGCCCGCGCCCCGGTTTACACCGTCACGCACGGCGATATCGACCTCTCCCTGTTGTTCGACACCAACGGCTTTATGCTGGAGGAGAACGTGGTCAGCGCCACACCGCGCTTCCACTTTATCGCCGACAAACAAAACGATATCTCATCAATTGTGGTGGAGCTGGATTATCCGGTAGACATCAGCGACGTTTCCCGCGTAATGGAAAACCTGCTGCTGGAGTCCGCCGAGAAACTGTTGCGCTACAAAGGAATGCTATGGATTGAAGGCGAACCGAACCGCCTGCTGTTCCAGGGCGTCCAGCGCCTGTACAGCGCCGACTGGGACCGCCCGTGGGGCGACGAACAGCCGCACAGCACGCTGGTGTTTATCGGCATTCAACTGCCGGAAGACGAGATCAGAGCCGCGTTTGCGGGGCTGAAGAAGTAA
- a CDS encoding HlyD family secretion protein, whose protein sequence is MMTPEQKFARWVRVSIAAFLAIFAWFIVADIWIPLTPDSTVMRVVTPVSSRVSGYVSHVYVRNNSQVKKGDLLYELDPTPFINKVEAAQIAFEQAKLSNQQLDAQIASARANLRTAQYTARNDKLTLDRYQRLSAMQNVSQSDLDKVRTTWQTSEQSVAALNASIQNLLIQRGERDDSRNVTLQKYRNALEEAQLNLGWTKVRAETDGTVSNLQLNPGLYATAATPLMALVSNQTDIVADFREKSLRHTRVNTDAAVVFDAMPGKVFPAHVTSSDAGILAGQEAVNGQLSQPEQSTRWVRDAQRMRIHVALDTPLEKPLPTGARATVQLYNSEGMFARTFAGAQIHLVSWLHYVY, encoded by the coding sequence ATGATGACCCCAGAACAAAAATTTGCCCGTTGGGTAAGGGTGAGTATTGCCGCTTTCCTTGCGATATTCGCCTGGTTTATTGTTGCCGATATCTGGATCCCGCTGACGCCGGATTCCACCGTGATGCGCGTGGTGACGCCGGTCTCCTCGCGCGTCTCCGGCTATGTCTCGCACGTCTACGTACGCAACAATAGCCAGGTGAAAAAGGGCGACCTGTTGTATGAACTGGACCCAACGCCGTTTATCAATAAAGTTGAGGCCGCACAGATTGCCTTTGAGCAGGCGAAGCTGAGCAACCAACAGCTGGATGCGCAGATCGCCTCTGCGCGCGCCAACCTGCGCACCGCGCAATACACCGCCCGCAACGATAAGCTCACGCTTGATCGCTATCAGCGGCTGAGTGCGATGCAGAATGTTTCGCAGTCGGATCTGGATAAAGTGCGCACCACCTGGCAGACCAGCGAGCAGTCGGTGGCGGCGCTGAATGCCAGTATCCAGAACCTGCTGATCCAGCGCGGTGAACGCGACGACAGTCGCAATGTGACGCTGCAAAAATACCGCAATGCGCTGGAGGAGGCGCAACTGAACCTGGGCTGGACGAAGGTGCGGGCGGAAACCGACGGGACGGTGAGCAATCTCCAGCTCAACCCTGGGCTTTACGCCACCGCCGCTACGCCTTTGATGGCGCTGGTCAGTAACCAGACCGATATTGTGGCCGATTTTCGTGAGAAAAGTCTGCGTCACACCCGCGTAAATACCGATGCCGCAGTGGTGTTTGACGCCATGCCGGGCAAAGTGTTTCCTGCGCATGTGACCAGCAGCGATGCCGGGATTCTGGCCGGGCAGGAAGCGGTTAACGGACAGCTGTCGCAGCCGGAACAGTCGACGCGCTGGGTGCGCGATGCCCAGCGTATGCGCATTCACGTTGCGTTGGATACCCCGCTGGAGAAACCCCTGCCGACCGGCGCTCGCGCTACGGTGCAGTTGTATAACAGCGAGGGGATGTTTGCCCGCACCTTTGCAGGGGCGCAGATCCACCTGGTAAGCTGGCTTCACTATGTCTATTAA
- a CDS encoding PLP-dependent aminotransferase family protein — MTRYQHLANLLAERIEQGLYRHGEKLPSVRSLSQEHGVSISTVQQAYQTLETLQLITPQPRSGYFVAPRKAQPPVPLMSRPVQRPVEITQWDQVLDMLEGHNDKSIIPFSSGVPDIHQPSLKPLWRELSRVAQHNLGAVLGYDELAGYRELREQIARLMLDSGSVVSADDIVITNGSQSGLSLALLTVCQAGDIVAVESPAYYGTMQLLRGLGIKVIEIPTDPDTGISIEALELALDQWPIKGVILVPNCNNPLGFIMPDARKRAVLSLAQRHDIVIFEDDVYGELATDYPRPHTIHSWDIDGRVLLCSSFTKSVAPGLRVGWVAPGRYHDRLLHMKYAVIGTNVPATQLAAATFVREGHYHRHVRRMRQIYQRNMEIYTCWVREYFPCGICVTRPKGGFMLWVELPEHIDMVCVARQLCRLKIQVAPGSLFSASGKYRNCVRINCALPPNEKHREVMQKLGEAVKVAME; from the coding sequence ATGACGCGTTACCAACATCTGGCTAATCTGCTGGCCGAGCGTATTGAGCAAGGGCTGTATCGCCACGGGGAAAAATTGCCCTCGGTGCGTAGCCTGAGTCAGGAGCATGGGGTGAGCATCAGTACCGTACAGCAGGCATATCAGACGCTGGAGACGTTGCAGCTCATCACTCCACAGCCGCGCTCCGGCTACTTTGTCGCCCCACGCAAGGCGCAACCGCCGGTGCCGCTGATGTCACGCCCGGTACAGCGACCGGTAGAGATCACCCAGTGGGATCAGGTGCTGGACATGCTGGAAGGGCACAACGACAAATCAATTATTCCTTTCAGCAGCGGCGTCCCCGATATCCACCAACCCAGCCTGAAACCGCTCTGGCGCGAACTAAGCCGCGTGGCGCAACATAACCTGGGGGCGGTGCTGGGCTACGATGAACTGGCCGGATACCGCGAACTGCGGGAACAGATCGCCCGCCTGATGCTTGACAGCGGTTCGGTCGTCAGCGCTGATGATATCGTTATCACCAACGGTAGCCAGAGCGGTTTGTCGCTGGCGCTGCTGACCGTCTGCCAGGCGGGTGATATTGTCGCCGTCGAATCCCCCGCCTATTACGGCACCATGCAGCTCCTGCGCGGCTTAGGAATAAAAGTCATTGAAATCCCGACCGACCCGGATACCGGTATCAGTATTGAAGCGCTGGAACTGGCGCTGGATCAATGGCCGATTAAAGGGGTTATCCTCGTACCAAACTGCAATAATCCCCTCGGGTTTATTATGCCGGACGCACGCAAACGGGCAGTGCTCAGCCTCGCGCAGCGCCACGATATTGTGATTTTTGAAGATGACGTGTATGGCGAGCTGGCGACGGATTACCCTCGCCCCCACACCATCCACTCCTGGGATATCGATGGTCGGGTGCTATTGTGCAGTTCGTTTACCAAATCCGTCGCGCCGGGCCTGCGCGTAGGCTGGGTCGCTCCGGGTCGTTACCACGATCGTCTGCTGCATATGAAATACGCCGTCATCGGCACCAACGTTCCCGCCACGCAGCTGGCGGCGGCCACCTTCGTCCGCGAGGGCCACTATCACCGTCATGTCCGGCGAATGCGCCAGATCTACCAGCGCAACATGGAGATCTATACCTGCTGGGTACGCGAATATTTTCCCTGCGGGATCTGCGTCACCCGACCAAAAGGCGGCTTTATGCTATGGGTCGAGCTGCCGGAGCATATCGATATGGTCTGCGTCGCCAGACAGCTATGCCGCCTGAAAATCCAGGTCGCGCCGGGGTCACTGTTTTCCGCCTCCGGGAAGTATCGCAACTGCGTGCGCATCAACTGTGCGTTACCGCCGAACGAGAAACATCGTGAAGTGATGCAAAAACTTGGAGAGGCGGTGAAAGTGGCGATGGAATAA